From the genome of Amylibacter sp. IMCC11727:
TCCTGACAAGGTGGACGGTTTTGTCGATCAACTGACCCTTGCAGCGGGGCCAAATTCGCTGGTTTGGACGTGGAAGAATGCGTCTGGTGGGTTCCTCCGCGCGTTGGAAATGGAAGATAATATTATGTTTATCATCCTGTCTATTCTGGTGCTGATTGCGTCGATGAACATTGTATCGGGCCTGATTATGCTGGTGAAAAACAAGGGCCGTGATGTGGGTATTTTGCGCACGATGGGGCTGACGCAGGGGTCGATTTTGCGGGTGTTCTTTATCTGTGGTGCGTCCATTGGTTTGGTTGGCACGGCGATGGGCGTGATCCTTGGCTGTTTGTTCGCGATCTACATTGATCCGATCTTTGGCTTTGTGAACACAATTGCAGGGGGTGGCGTTTGGGACCCGTCCACGCGCTTGTTGTCGCATTTGCCTGCCAAATTGGAATTGGGTGATGTATTAAGCGCGGTCGTTCTGTCGCTGGGGCTGTCGTTTGGGATCACGTATTTCCCCGCACGCCGCGCGGCACGGATGAATCCTGTGGAGGCACTTCGCTATGAATGATGCGTTGAAATTAAGCGGGATCACCAAAGGCTATAACCTTGGGGCGCCGACCGAAGTGAAGGTGTTGAACGGTGTGGATTTCACACTGGCCGCGGGCGAGGTTGTGGCGATGGTTGCGCCCTCTGGTGCTGGGAAGTCGACGCTGCTGCATATTGCAGGGCTGCTTGATACCCCAGATACAGGATCGGTGGAGATCAGTGGCCAAGCGGTGGGATCGGGGGATCGGGCCCGCACGCGGCTGCGTCGTCAGGACGTTGGATTTGTGTATCAGTTCCACCATCTGTTGCAGGAGTTTACGGCGCTGGAAAATGTGGTGTTGCCGCAATTGGCCAATGGGGTTTCCCAGCGCGATGCGCAGGCTCATGCAGAACAATTGATGGAAACGGTCGGCCTGAAAGATCGCATTGGGCATCGTCCCGCAGAATTGTCAGGCGGGGAACAACAGCGCGTGGCGTTTTGCCGTGCCTTGGCCAATAAACCAGCGGTTTTGCTGGCGGATGAACCCACAGGAAACCTTGATCCAGGCACATCAGACACAGTGTTCGCGGCGTTGATGGCGTTGGTGCGTGCATCGGGGATGTCGGCGTTGATCGCGACTCATAACCTTGAACTGGCCGCACGCATGGATCGTATGGTGCGCCTTGATGCGGGTGTTTTGACAGCGGCGTAAGCCTTTCCAAAAAACAGAACGTTACGTTGCAGAGCAAAATGCGCTCGCCATTCTTGTGCGACAGGCGTAGGGGTGGGGCATGCAAGACAATGTTGTACGAGTATTAGACGCTGACAGTTTGCCCATGTGGCGGCGGCCTTGGGTGTTGCTGGGTGTTATGGCGTTTGTGATGCCGCTGGCGTTTTCCACGTGGATGGCGTTGTTGAACAATTTTGTAATTGAAGTCGCGAATTTTGATGGCAGCAACATTGGTTGGCTGCACTCTTTGCGCGAAATTCCAGGATTTTTGGCTATCGGGGTCATTTATGTGCTGTGGTACATCCGCGAGCAGGCGCTTGCGGTGATGTCTCTGTTGTTGCTGGCAATCACGGTGTCTGTGACCGCATGGTTTCCAACCTTCGGCGGGTTGTTGGTGACAACGCTGATCGGCTCCATTGGATTTCACTATTATGAGACTGTGAAAATGTCTCTGGAATTACAATGGATTAAGAAAGAACGCGCGCCACAAGTCCTTGGCTGGTATGTGGCCGTTGGATCGGGTGCGAGCCTGTTTGCTTATGGCTTTATCATGCTTGTTTGGAAAGTTTTGGGCTGGGATTACAACACGATCTATCTCGCGGGTGGTGGTTTGGCCTTATTGCTGACGCTGTTTTGCTGGTTCGCCTATCCCACCTTCGAAGCACCCGTAAAACAGCACACGCAGATGGTGTTTCGCGCCCGTTATTGGCTATATTATTCGCTGCAAGCGGCATCGGGCGCGCGGCGACAAATCTTTATGGTGTTTGCGGCCTTTATGATGGTGGAACGGTTCGGATTCGAAGTGCATGAAGTCACGGCGCTGTTCCTGATCAACTATGTGGCCAATATGATTTTTGCGCCCTTGATGGGCGCGTTTGTGTCCAAAGTGGGCGAGCGCAATGCGCTGGCGTTTGAATATATCGGGCTGATCATCGTGTTCTGTGCTTACGGTGGGATTTACATGTTTGGATGGGGTGTTGTGATTGCGGCGAGCCTGTACGTCATCGACCATTTGTTCTTTGCCTTGGCCTTTGCGCAAAAGACATATTTCCAAAAAATCGCGGACCCTGCGGATATTGCGCCTACGGCGGCGGTGGCGTTTACGATCAATCATATTGGTGCGGTTCTGTTGCCTGCGATGTTGGGGTATTTGTGGCTGATGTCACCTGCTGCAGTGTTCATTTTCGCAGCCAGTGTGGCGTGTATTTCGCTCGCTCTTGCGTTGATGATCCCGCGCCATCCGGTGCCTGGAAATGAAACTGTGTTTTCGCGCCGTTTCGCAGCGGAGCCGGGCGAATAATGGCCGCAATGGGCGACAAGGCGCGGTTCCTGTCAGGATCAACAATGCGCCATGTTGTGGTGATGACACTAACGGGGTCGCTTGGCCTTGTGTTTATGTTTCTGGTGGATGTGACGACCCTGTTTTGGGTCAGTTGGCTTGGCGATGAAGGGTTGGTTGCGGCTCTTGGCTTTGGCTGGACCATCCAGTTTTTCACCATTTCCACCGGCATTGGATTGATGATCGCAAGCATGGCGCTGGTGTCCAAATCCATCGGCCAAGGTAAGCTGGAGTTGGCACGGCAACAAACCACGTCGGCGGCACTTTATACCTTTGTGTTTCAATTGCTTACGGCGGGGATCGTGCTGGTGTTTCGGCGCGAAATTCTGGCCTTTGCAGGGGCTGAAGGACAAACGCTGGAAGATGCGGCACGGTTTTTGATGATCTCGGTTCCGAGCTTGCCGTTTATGGCGCTTGGTATGGTCGGTTCTGCCGTGTTGCGCTCTATTGGGGATGCTGTGCGATCCATGTCTGTGACTATGTCCGCTGGACTGGTGGCGATGGTGGTGGACCCGCTGTTTATCCTCGGTCTTGGTTGGGGGTTTGAAGGGGCTGCATGGGGCATCGTTGTGTCGCGTACAGTGTCGGCGATCCTGTCCATTTGGTTTGTGGTACGGATTCACGATATGGTAGGGCCCGTTTCGCGTGAGACGCTGCGCACCCTGTTTAAACCGTTTGTGGCCATCGCAATTCCAGCGGTGATGACGCAACTTTCCACACCATTTGGCAACTATATCTTAACCAAGGTGATCAGTGCTTATGGTGATGCAGCGGTTGCGGGTTGGGCCGTGGTCAGCCGCATCGCCGTGCTGGCGTTTGGGGGAATATTTTCCTTGTCTGGTGCCATTGGTGGGATCATTGGCCAGAACTTTGGTGCAGGGCAAATGGACCGCGTGAAGCAAACCTACAAAGACGCGCTGATCTTTTGCGCGATCTACACGGTGCTGTCTTGGGGGCTGTTGATCCTGCTGCGCGATCCAGTTGCAAATCTGTTCGGGCTCGAAGGTTTGTCACGTGATGTGTTCTTGGCGTTTATGCTGATCGGCGCAGGTGGGTATATGTTTGCGGGCGCGTTGTTTGTATCGAATGCTGCGTTTAACAATTTGGGCAAGCCGATCTATTCCACATTCTGCAATTGGTTCCGTGATGGTATCTTGATTTATCCCTGTTGCGTGCTGATGGGCCTGTGGTTGGCAGCACCGGGTGTTGTGTATGGGCAGGCATTGGCGGCGGTTTTGGCAGGGTCGGCAGCGATGATCTGGGGCTGGCGGTTTGTTGGGCGTTTGGCGGCCCGTTAACTTGTTTCTTTGGGTTTAAAACGCTAACTACAACGAAACATATTTCACAGGAGAACAACGATGTTGAAAGGTTTGGGCGGGCTTGGCGATATGGCCAAGATCATGAAGCAGGCGCAGGAAATGCAAGGCAAAATGGCCGATGCGCAGGCCAAGCTGGATGAAATGACAACCACAGGCGAAGCGGGCGCTGGCATGGTGACAGTCACTGTCACCGCCAAAGGGGATGTGAAAGGGATCGAGATTGATCCGTCCCTGTTTGTACCATCTGACAAAGAAGTTGTGGAAGATTTGATCGTTGCGGCGATCAAAGACGGGCAGGCCAAAGCCGCCCAAATGCAGAAAGACGAAATGGGCAAAATCACCGAAGGGCTGAACCTGCCCGAGGGGATGAAGCTGCCGTTTTGAGCAGCAATAACCAAGAAATCGACGCGCTGATTGCTTTGCTGGCGAAGTTGCCGGGCATGGGGCCAAGATCTGCGCGTCGGGCGGTTTTGCACCTGATCAAGAAACGCGCGTTGTTGCTAACACCACTGGCAGACGCCATGTTTGCTGTGGCCGCCACGGCACGCGAATGTGTGGTGTGTGGGAACATCGGCACGAGAGACCGTTGTGACGTTTGTGAGGACCAACGGCGCGGAAACGGGCAGATTTGTGTGGTCGAAGATGTGGCTGATTTGTGGGCCATGGAACGCACTGCGGTGTTCAAAGGACGCTATCATGTGTTGGGCGGGTCCCTGTCGGCCCTTGATGGGGTTGGGCCGGAAGAGTTGCGCATCCCATCGCTGATTTCACGGGTTCTGGCAGAAGAGGTTACAGAGGTGATCCTTGCGCTGAACGCCACGGTGGATGGGCAGACCACGGCGCATTACATTGCCGACCAGTTGGAAGAAGCGGGGGTCGCGGTCACGTCGCTCGCCCAAGGTGTGCCCATCGGCGGTGAGCTGGATTATCTGGATGACGGCACGATTTCAGCTGCGTTGAATGCACGGAAATCTGTTTAAAGACGGACGTTCAAGGCCGTGAGGCCGTGGAAATGGTATGTGTCTGCATATGTCGGTTGGTCGCGCAATTTCATGTTGGGGCAGCGGACAAATAAGGTTTTCAATGCGATTTGCATTTCCAATCTTGCGAGCGGTGCGCCAAGGCAGAAGTGAATGCCTGCGCCAAAGCTGACCAGTTTGTTAGGACTGCGGTTGGGTTGAAATTGGGCCGCATTTTCAAACACATCGTCGTCCCGATTTGCACTGGCAAGCAGGCAGGCAACGGTATCGCCCCGTTTGAAGTTTTGGCCAAACACGGTGCAATCTGATTTGGCATGGCGTTCAAACAAATGCAGGGGCGGATCGAACCGTAAGGTTTCCTCTAGGCTCGCATCTGTTGGTGCCGCATTATGTTCCAGCAGCACTTTGGCCCCGTTGGCGATGGCGTGAACTGTGGCTTCGTGGCCTGCGTTCAGCAGCAAGATGCAAGTGGTGGTAAGCTCTTCGGGTGAAAGTTTATCACCTAGTTCTGCGATCAGGGCTGTGATCAGATCATCTTTGGGCGCGGTTTTTCGCGCCGTTGCAATGTCATTGATGTAATCAGCAAAGGCGCGACTGGCGCTGGCGGCGGCGTCTTCGTCAGCGCGGGTGCGGCTGGCTTGATACATCGCCACCATCTTGTGGGACCAATCGAGGAGGAGGTGGGCGTCCTCT
Proteins encoded in this window:
- a CDS encoding YbaB/EbfC family nucleoid-associated protein; translation: MLKGLGGLGDMAKIMKQAQEMQGKMADAQAKLDEMTTTGEAGAGMVTVTVTAKGDVKGIEIDPSLFVPSDKEVVEDLIVAAIKDGQAKAAQMQKDEMGKITEGLNLPEGMKLPF
- a CDS encoding MFS transporter codes for the protein MQDNVVRVLDADSLPMWRRPWVLLGVMAFVMPLAFSTWMALLNNFVIEVANFDGSNIGWLHSLREIPGFLAIGVIYVLWYIREQALAVMSLLLLAITVSVTAWFPTFGGLLVTTLIGSIGFHYYETVKMSLELQWIKKERAPQVLGWYVAVGSGASLFAYGFIMLVWKVLGWDYNTIYLAGGGLALLLTLFCWFAYPTFEAPVKQHTQMVFRARYWLYYSLQAASGARRQIFMVFAAFMMVERFGFEVHEVTALFLINYVANMIFAPLMGAFVSKVGERNALAFEYIGLIIVFCAYGGIYMFGWGVVIAASLYVIDHLFFALAFAQKTYFQKIADPADIAPTAAVAFTINHIGAVLLPAMLGYLWLMSPAAVFIFAASVACISLALALMIPRHPVPGNETVFSRRFAAEPGE
- a CDS encoding cytochrome P450; protein product: MKTLSQSPTDTAFVQNPYPFYDRARAAGDLIFWEDYNRTCATTHAAVNHFLRDKNWGREVPAEFAKPIPPHIQPFMDIEAHSMLELDAPRHTRLRAQVMRAFTSRRIKSLAPEIETLANSLIDSFGPTVDLLPEFCTPIPVTIIARLIGAPEEDAHLLLDWSHKMVAMYQASRTRADEDAAASASRAFADYINDIATARKTAPKDDLITALIAELGDKLSPEELTTTCILLLNAGHEATVHAIANGAKVLLEHNAAPTDASLEETLRFDPPLHLFERHAKSDCTVFGQNFKRGDTVACLLASANRDDDVFENAAQFQPNRSPNKLVSFGAGIHFCLGAPLARLEMQIALKTLFVRCPNMKLRDQPTYADTYHFHGLTALNVRL
- the recR gene encoding recombination mediator RecR, producing the protein MSSNNQEIDALIALLAKLPGMGPRSARRAVLHLIKKRALLLTPLADAMFAVAATARECVVCGNIGTRDRCDVCEDQRRGNGQICVVEDVADLWAMERTAVFKGRYHVLGGSLSALDGVGPEELRIPSLISRVLAEEVTEVILALNATVDGQTTAHYIADQLEEAGVAVTSLAQGVPIGGELDYLDDGTISAALNARKSV
- a CDS encoding MATE family efflux transporter translates to MAAMGDKARFLSGSTMRHVVVMTLTGSLGLVFMFLVDVTTLFWVSWLGDEGLVAALGFGWTIQFFTISTGIGLMIASMALVSKSIGQGKLELARQQTTSAALYTFVFQLLTAGIVLVFRREILAFAGAEGQTLEDAARFLMISVPSLPFMALGMVGSAVLRSIGDAVRSMSVTMSAGLVAMVVDPLFILGLGWGFEGAAWGIVVSRTVSAILSIWFVVRIHDMVGPVSRETLRTLFKPFVAIAIPAVMTQLSTPFGNYILTKVISAYGDAAVAGWAVVSRIAVLAFGGIFSLSGAIGGIIGQNFGAGQMDRVKQTYKDALIFCAIYTVLSWGLLILLRDPVANLFGLEGLSRDVFLAFMLIGAGGYMFAGALFVSNAAFNNLGKPIYSTFCNWFRDGILIYPCCVLMGLWLAAPGVVYGQALAAVLAGSAAMIWGWRFVGRLAAR
- a CDS encoding ABC transporter ATP-binding protein — translated: MNDALKLSGITKGYNLGAPTEVKVLNGVDFTLAAGEVVAMVAPSGAGKSTLLHIAGLLDTPDTGSVEISGQAVGSGDRARTRLRRQDVGFVYQFHHLLQEFTALENVVLPQLANGVSQRDAQAHAEQLMETVGLKDRIGHRPAELSGGEQQRVAFCRALANKPAVLLADEPTGNLDPGTSDTVFAALMALVRASGMSALIATHNLELAARMDRMVRLDAGVLTAA